The following proteins are co-located in the Sulfitobacter guttiformis genome:
- a CDS encoding DMT family transporter codes for MTTTSNRAGTAIAFVLFGVLCISLNDMLIKQLSDGYPLHQIIFFRSVIGLLVTLVFLHFEGGLPALRTDTPVLHILRGVLVVIANMSYFLALAVLPLADATALFFVAPLFITLLSIPLLGEKVGPLRLGAVFVGFVGVIIMQRPWASSDSLDVSRIVLLLPVLAALTYALNQLMTRKLGVKAPASTLAIYIQVTFLVVSVTFFLVAGDGRFAANTTNASLQFLLRPWVWPAPDDKLVFLGMGVNGALIGYSLSQAYRLADAATVAPFEYIGLPLAVFWGLWVFGDLPTWEVWTGIILILASGLFVFFRERVKSKRVTPRPVARRH; via the coding sequence ATGACAACAACCTCAAACCGCGCAGGAACTGCAATCGCTTTTGTGCTGTTTGGCGTCTTATGCATCTCTTTGAACGATATGCTGATCAAGCAACTCTCGGACGGGTATCCTCTGCATCAGATTATCTTTTTCCGCTCGGTTATCGGCCTATTGGTAACCCTCGTCTTTCTACATTTTGAAGGCGGCCTGCCCGCCCTGCGCACCGATACGCCGGTGTTGCACATCCTGCGCGGCGTGTTGGTGGTGATCGCGAACATGTCCTATTTTTTGGCGCTGGCCGTGCTTCCGCTGGCCGATGCGACGGCGCTGTTTTTCGTGGCGCCGCTATTTATCACGCTGCTGTCGATCCCGCTTCTGGGTGAAAAAGTTGGACCGCTTCGCCTCGGTGCTGTTTTCGTAGGGTTTGTCGGCGTGATCATCATGCAACGTCCATGGGCCTCTTCAGACAGTTTGGATGTCTCGCGGATCGTGCTTTTGCTGCCGGTACTGGCCGCTCTGACCTACGCTTTGAATCAGTTGATGACCCGCAAACTAGGGGTGAAAGCTCCAGCCTCCACGCTGGCGATCTATATTCAGGTCACGTTCCTTGTCGTGTCGGTCACATTCTTTCTTGTGGCGGGGGATGGGCGCTTTGCCGCAAATACAACCAATGCCTCGCTGCAGTTTTTGCTGCGCCCTTGGGTCTGGCCCGCGCCCGATGACAAATTGGTATTTCTGGGTATGGGGGTAAACGGCGCATTGATCGGTTACTCACTCAGTCAGGCATACCGTCTGGCGGATGCTGCAACTGTGGCACCGTTTGAATATATCGGTCTGCCCCTCGCTGTCTTTTGGGGACTATGGGTTTTTGGCGATCTGCCGACATGGGAGGTCTGGACCGGCATTATCCTCATCCTCGCCTCCGGCCTTTTTGTGTTCTTCCGCGAGCGGGTCAAATCAAAGCGGGTCACACCGCGGCCCGTGGCAAGGCGACATTAA
- a CDS encoding NADPH:quinone oxidoreductase family protein produces the protein MRAMQLTDYNTALELVEREMPIAKAGEVVVQVATCGLNFGDTLLINGKYQEKPALPFVPGMELAGTITQTGEGVGGFYVGQRIAAYCGVNGLSEYAVLRAEVCVAIPDAMPFTDAAAFLITYGTSHIALEDRAQLRSGERLLVLGASGGVGLTAVELGKLMGAEVIACARGADKLALCATLGADHLINSDTDDIRASVKALGGADVVYDPIGGIQFEAAMRACNPGARLLPLGFASGDVPQIPANILLVKNMTVLGFYLGGYAKLHPAALPRSFEKLMAWYLEGRLKPHVSNVLPLERANDGLDLLRTRKAVGKVVVDVGA, from the coding sequence ATGCGTGCGATGCAGCTGACAGACTACAACACCGCGCTTGAGTTGGTGGAACGCGAGATGCCCATTGCCAAGGCCGGTGAGGTCGTTGTGCAGGTGGCCACCTGTGGGCTGAATTTTGGCGATACCTTGTTGATTAATGGAAAATATCAAGAAAAGCCTGCACTTCCTTTTGTGCCTGGGATGGAGCTGGCGGGAACGATCACGCAGACCGGCGAAGGTGTAGGCGGTTTTTATGTGGGTCAGCGCATTGCGGCCTATTGCGGTGTAAACGGGCTGTCAGAGTATGCGGTATTGCGGGCGGAGGTGTGCGTCGCAATCCCTGATGCTATGCCTTTCACCGACGCGGCAGCATTTTTGATCACCTATGGGACTAGCCACATCGCGCTCGAGGATCGTGCGCAATTGCGCTCCGGCGAGCGTTTGTTGGTGTTGGGCGCGTCCGGGGGAGTCGGCCTCACGGCTGTGGAGTTGGGAAAGTTGATGGGTGCAGAAGTGATCGCCTGCGCACGCGGCGCGGACAAGCTTGCGCTATGTGCGACACTGGGGGCAGATCATCTGATCAATTCGGATACAGATGACATACGTGCAAGTGTAAAGGCGCTGGGCGGGGCCGATGTGGTCTATGATCCAATTGGGGGCATACAGTTTGAGGCGGCAATGCGCGCTTGCAACCCTGGCGCACGCCTGCTGCCACTGGGGTTTGCCAGTGGTGATGTCCCGCAGATCCCCGCGAATATTCTGCTGGTTAAAAATATGACAGTTCTGGGCTTTTACCTTGGAGGATATGCCAAGTTGCACCCCGCAGCGTTGCCGCGCAGTTTCGAGAAGCTCATGGCCTGGTATCTAGAGGGGCGTCTCAAACCTCATGTAAGTAATGTTCTACCACTGGAGCGGGCAAATGACGGACTTGATCTCTTGCGCACGCGCAAGGCTGTTGGCAAGGTTGTTGTAGATGTGGGCGCGTAG
- a CDS encoding DUF2474 family protein, translated as MLRKLGWFALIWILSVGALGIVAFAIRLAIMP; from the coding sequence ATGCTGCGTAAGCTAGGCTGGTTCGCGCTGATCTGGATACTGAGTGTTGGCGCGCTGGGCATTGTCGCCTTTGCGATCCGGCTGGCGATTATGCCCTGA
- the cydB gene encoding cytochrome d ubiquinol oxidase subunit II, which translates to MLGLELSFIWAGIIAFAVLVYIILDGFDLGIGLLFPLTTDEEERSVMMNSVSPVWDGNETWLVLGGGGLFAVFPLAYSIVMPALYMPIILMLLGLVFRGVAFEYRWRTDRWKPLWDMAFFGGSLMASFCQGIALGALVQGIEIENRAYAGGWWDWLTPFSVLCGVAVVIGYAMLGATWLNLKLEGRIQRHMRSLAWPAAIGTVICMGLVSLWTPFLDGVYFERWFAWPTAAFSAIVPVLVIAAIAGLFFGLQRQQEVRPFLCAQALFVLGFVGIGVSFYPYIIPPSLTIVDAAAPDESLRFALVGTVVLVPMILIYTGYAYWVFRGKIDPSEGYH; encoded by the coding sequence ATGCTGGGGCTTGAGCTTTCATTCATCTGGGCAGGGATCATCGCCTTTGCGGTGTTGGTCTATATCATTCTTGACGGCTTTGATTTGGGTATCGGACTTCTGTTTCCGCTTACCACCGACGAGGAGGAGCGTAGCGTAATGATGAACTCTGTTTCGCCCGTGTGGGATGGTAACGAGACATGGCTGGTGCTGGGTGGCGGGGGACTGTTTGCCGTTTTCCCGCTGGCCTATTCGATTGTGATGCCGGCACTTTATATGCCGATTATTCTGATGTTGCTGGGACTGGTTTTTCGCGGGGTCGCGTTCGAATACCGCTGGCGTACTGATCGGTGGAAGCCGCTGTGGGACATGGCGTTTTTTGGCGGCTCGCTGATGGCATCATTCTGTCAAGGCATCGCCCTCGGGGCGCTGGTGCAGGGCATCGAGATCGAAAACCGTGCTTATGCAGGCGGCTGGTGGGACTGGCTCACGCCATTTTCTGTCCTGTGCGGTGTGGCCGTGGTGATCGGGTATGCAATGCTTGGCGCGACATGGCTCAACCTAAAGCTTGAGGGCCGTATCCAGCGTCATATGCGCAGTCTGGCTTGGCCGGCTGCCATCGGTACGGTGATCTGTATGGGGCTGGTCAGCCTGTGGACACCATTTCTTGATGGCGTTTACTTTGAGCGGTGGTTCGCATGGCCGACGGCTGCATTCAGTGCGATTGTGCCGGTTTTGGTAATTGCAGCGATAGCGGGGCTCTTCTTCGGCCTTCAGCGGCAACAAGAGGTCAGGCCTTTTCTCTGCGCGCAAGCGTTGTTTGTCTTGGGGTTTGTCGGTATCGGGGTGAGCTTTTATCCATACATAATTCCGCCGTCCCTGACGATTGTGGATGCTGCTGCACCTGACGAAAGCCTGCGTTTTGCGTTGGTGGGCACGGTTGTTCTGGTGCCGATGATCCTCATCTACACGGGCTATGCCTATTGGGTTTTCCGTGGAAAGATCGACCCCTCCGAAGGCTATCACTAA
- a CDS encoding sensor histidine kinase — MKQLWRSMPLRLALVLVVLFGTVSLLSLAASYAVTRAAFEQSVRDDLAQDMAGFRAAPSARAVAILVQAESAQTDPGRLVLSFVSRDGQIFGNGAVARDDEGFHIISLEEGRAELAGEYLALSARLYGGRLTIARSRAEIEALRPVFLNILWISLLPTVLIALSGGLILARRSQRHVEVIRAALERLTSGDLGARVATGPRWADDLVRIGAAVNGMAGAQERSVAALRQVSSDIAHDLKTPVQRVSLRLEALADVVQEGEASELVAQTRTEVEGISAVFTSLLQLAQVENGTLKARFAPVDLAQLCRTMVEVYEPTATERGQSLGLEAPERVMVSGERNLLGQMIANLLENALSHTGEGADIIVSVQQSTGQIALVVQDTGPGIPASEHGRVVQRLYRLDRSRNTPGNGLGLSLVDGVARLHGATLAFEDACPGLRVRVSFPT; from the coding sequence ATGAAGCAGCTGTGGCGCTCCATGCCGCTGCGTTTGGCATTAGTGCTGGTTGTGTTGTTCGGCACCGTGAGCCTACTGAGCCTTGCGGCCAGTTATGCGGTTACCCGCGCCGCTTTCGAGCAATCGGTACGCGATGATCTGGCACAGGATATGGCGGGCTTTCGCGCTGCGCCGTCTGCCCGCGCAGTGGCAATACTGGTGCAAGCTGAATCAGCACAGACAGATCCCGGACGTCTGGTCCTGAGTTTTGTGAGCCGCGATGGCCAGATTTTCGGCAATGGTGCGGTGGCGCGGGACGACGAAGGCTTTCATATCATCTCGCTCGAGGAGGGGCGCGCGGAGCTTGCCGGCGAATACCTCGCGCTAAGTGCGCGGCTCTACGGAGGCCGTTTGACCATTGCGCGCAGCCGTGCCGAGATTGAGGCGCTACGCCCCGTTTTTTTGAATATCTTGTGGATCAGCCTGCTACCTACGGTGCTGATTGCGCTGTCAGGCGGGTTGATATTGGCGCGGCGCTCCCAGCGGCATGTGGAGGTGATCCGCGCCGCGCTGGAAAGATTGACCAGCGGCGATCTGGGTGCGCGCGTAGCGACCGGCCCGCGCTGGGCGGATGACCTTGTACGAATCGGCGCTGCCGTCAATGGCATGGCAGGCGCTCAGGAGCGCTCGGTCGCGGCATTGCGGCAGGTATCCTCCGATATCGCGCATGACCTGAAAACACCGGTACAGCGCGTTTCACTGCGCCTCGAGGCTTTGGCCGATGTGGTTCAAGAAGGCGAAGCATCCGAACTGGTGGCCCAAACGCGGACAGAGGTTGAGGGGATTTCGGCGGTATTCACCTCGTTGCTGCAATTGGCGCAGGTCGAGAATGGCACGCTCAAGGCCCGCTTCGCGCCCGTAGATCTCGCGCAGCTGTGCCGCACGATGGTCGAGGTTTATGAACCGACTGCGACGGAGCGCGGGCAATCGCTCGGGCTGGAGGCTCCGGAGCGGGTGATGGTGTCGGGTGAGCGTAATCTACTGGGCCAGATGATCGCCAACCTGTTGGAAAATGCGCTTTCGCACACCGGTGAAGGGGCAGATATTATTGTGAGTGTGCAGCAATCTACAGGGCAGATTGCGCTGGTGGTGCAGGATACCGGCCCGGGTATTCCAGCCTCCGAGCATGGGCGCGTGGTGCAGCGCCTCTACCGTCTTGACCGTAGCCGCAATACGCCCGGCAACGGGCTTGGGTTGAGCCTTGTGGACGGCGTTGCACGGTTACACGGTGCGACACTGGCGTTTGAAGATGCTTGTCCAGGATTGCGGGTGCGCGTGAGCTTCCCGACCTGA
- a CDS encoding winged helix-turn-helix domain-containing protein — protein MKILVIEDDATTGTYIARGLREEGHVVDLLTDGRAGLVAATGGGYDVLIVDRMLPHVDGLSLVKTLRGAGNATPVLFLTAMGSVEDRIGGLNAGGDDYLVKPFAFGELSARVAALGRRPQAVEQETALSVGDLTLDLLTRRVTRAGQEIDLLPREFALLEFLLRRKGRVQTRTMLLEGVWDLSFDPMTNVVETHVSRLRAKVDKPFASELIKTVRGAGYRIDA, from the coding sequence ATGAAAATATTAGTAATAGAAGACGATGCCACTACGGGTACCTACATTGCACGTGGGCTGCGCGAGGAAGGGCACGTAGTTGATCTGTTGACGGACGGGCGTGCGGGATTGGTTGCTGCAACAGGAGGCGGCTATGACGTGTTGATCGTCGACCGGATGTTGCCGCATGTGGACGGACTGTCACTTGTGAAAACCCTGCGCGGGGCAGGGAACGCAACACCAGTCCTGTTTCTCACTGCGATGGGATCGGTCGAGGACCGCATCGGCGGGCTGAACGCGGGCGGTGACGATTATCTGGTAAAGCCTTTCGCCTTTGGCGAGTTGTCGGCGCGCGTGGCCGCCCTTGGCCGTCGTCCGCAAGCGGTCGAGCAGGAAACAGCGCTGTCTGTAGGTGATCTGACCCTTGATCTGCTGACCCGTAGAGTCACCCGCGCTGGGCAGGAGATTGATCTGTTGCCGCGCGAGTTCGCCCTGCTGGAGTTTTTGCTGCGCCGCAAGGGGCGTGTGCAGACCCGCACTATGCTTCTTGAAGGGGTATGGGATTTGTCATTTGATCCGATGACAAATGTTGTCGAAACCCACGTGAGTCGTTTAAGGGCAAAAGTTGATAAACCATTTGCGTCCGAGCTGATCAAAACAGTGCGCGGTGCAGGCTACCGGATCGACGCATGA
- a CDS encoding Do family serine endopeptidase, which produces MTSLLSRSAPIAIAAALALTPALAPTVAFAVPAGGYGDLVEQVAPAVVFIEVTGEEQASRALPDNIPEALRKRFEEEMPEGSPRGGLGSGFIISADGQIVTNHHVVDGASTVKVKLADGRSFMAEVIGSDPATDIALLSIKADVDLPFVGFGNSDTMRVGDEVVAVGNPFGLSSTVTSGIISAKSRDINSGPYDEFIQTDAAINRGNSGGPLFNNDGDVIGVNTAIISPGGGSVGIGFAVPSDVVRTVVADLADDGTVTRGWLGVSIRPMSDEVAQVLGYEASQGAVIEAVSKDSPAAAAGLESGDIILSFEGNQIKALGDLTRAVAAKKPGDTAAVSLLRRGKEMSLSVKIGTLAPQEA; this is translated from the coding sequence ATGACATCTTTGCTTTCCAGATCCGCCCCCATTGCCATCGCCGCTGCATTGGCGCTAACGCCTGCTTTGGCCCCGACTGTCGCATTTGCTGTGCCTGCGGGCGGTTACGGTGACTTGGTGGAACAGGTCGCCCCCGCCGTCGTCTTCATCGAGGTTACCGGTGAGGAGCAGGCCTCGCGCGCCTTGCCCGACAATATTCCGGAGGCTCTGCGCAAGCGGTTTGAAGAAGAGATGCCAGAGGGCAGTCCGCGTGGGGGCCTTGGATCAGGCTTTATCATCTCGGCTGACGGCCAGATCGTGACCAATCACCATGTTGTCGACGGGGCCAGCACAGTGAAGGTGAAACTGGCCGACGGCCGCAGCTTCATGGCGGAGGTCATTGGCAGTGATCCCGCTACCGACATCGCCCTACTGTCGATCAAGGCTGATGTAGACCTGCCATTTGTGGGCTTTGGCAATTCTGACACAATGCGCGTCGGGGATGAGGTTGTCGCCGTGGGCAATCCCTTCGGCCTCAGCTCTACAGTTACGAGCGGGATTATTTCGGCCAAGTCACGCGATATTAATTCAGGCCCTTATGACGAGTTTATCCAAACGGATGCGGCGATCAATCGGGGTAATTCAGGCGGGCCGCTTTTCAATAACGATGGCGATGTAATCGGGGTAAATACTGCTATTATTTCGCCCGGTGGCGGGTCCGTTGGTATAGGCTTTGCTGTACCTTCGGATGTTGTAAGAACCGTGGTGGCCGATTTGGCCGATGATGGCACTGTGACCCGCGGTTGGCTGGGTGTAAGCATCCGCCCCATGAGCGACGAGGTAGCACAAGTGTTGGGTTATGAAGCAAGCCAGGGCGCAGTGATTGAGGCGGTTTCCAAGGACAGTCCCGCCGCTGCAGCAGGGTTGGAGAGCGGCGATATTATCCTGAGCTTTGAAGGCAATCAGATAAAAGCTCTTGGCGATCTGACCCGCGCTGTTGCCGCCAAAAAGCCGGGAGATACCGCCGCTGTTTCACTGCTGCGCCGTGGCAAGGAAATGTCGCTGAGCGTCAAGATTGGCACACTGGCCCCGCAAGAGGCCTGA
- a CDS encoding copper chaperone PCu(A)C, with protein MNTLIKAAFAVLFSTGIAQAHEYTVGSLSIGHPMAFETAKTANVGGGYMTITNSGASSDTLIEVRVAHLPRIEMHKSETDANGVARMIRQEGVEIPAGETVTLVPGGLHIMFMGLNGDPFEVGEKISATLVFENAGEIAVVFNVEERTAGDRGTMDHSDHKMSN; from the coding sequence ATGAATACTCTGATCAAAGCCGCCTTTGCGGTACTCTTCTCAACGGGCATCGCACAAGCCCATGAATACACGGTCGGCTCTTTGAGCATTGGACATCCGATGGCCTTCGAGACTGCAAAAACCGCTAACGTCGGCGGTGGCTATATGACCATAACCAACAGCGGCGCATCTTCCGATACACTCATAGAGGTGCGCGTTGCACACCTTCCGCGCATTGAAATGCATAAGTCCGAAACCGACGCAAACGGTGTGGCACGGATGATCCGTCAGGAGGGTGTCGAAATCCCCGCAGGCGAGACTGTCACGCTGGTCCCCGGCGGTCTGCACATCATGTTTATGGGGCTGAACGGAGACCCCTTCGAGGTGGGCGAGAAGATCAGCGCAACCCTCGTATTTGAGAACGCAGGCGAAATCGCGGTTGTCTTCAATGTCGAGGAACGCACAGCCGGTGATCGCGGCACGATGGACCACTCCGATCATAAGATGTCGAACTAA
- a CDS encoding MarR family winged helix-turn-helix transcriptional regulator, with protein sequence MAEVHFDLGQFLPYLLNQAAEASSLGFQKYYRQRYGMLRTEWRALFHLGRYGAMTAKEICARASLHKTKVSRAVGALEQKRFLTRVPQEHDRRHETLSLTRQGEAVYADLCQAARTYDAQLAAHFTPEERHILRQCLEKIAKL encoded by the coding sequence ATGGCTGAAGTTCATTTTGATTTGGGGCAGTTCCTGCCTTACTTGCTCAATCAGGCCGCCGAAGCGTCCAGCCTTGGATTTCAGAAGTATTACCGTCAGCGCTATGGAATGCTCCGCACTGAATGGCGTGCATTGTTTCATCTGGGGCGATACGGCGCGATGACGGCAAAAGAGATCTGCGCGCGCGCAAGCCTCCATAAAACCAAGGTGAGCAGGGCGGTTGGTGCGCTGGAGCAAAAGCGCTTTCTCACCCGGGTTCCGCAGGAACATGACCGCAGGCACGAAACGCTGTCGCTCACTCGGCAAGGGGAGGCGGTCTATGCGGATTTGTGTCAGGCGGCCCGAACGTATGATGCGCAGTTGGCGGCACATTTTACCCCCGAAGAGCGTCATATCCTGCGCCAGTGTCTGGAAAAAATTGCAAAGCTATAG
- the hmgA gene encoding homogentisate 1,2-dioxygenase: MNKVTSPHGLQTAATTVGTTDGYMPGFGNDFETEALPGALPQGMNSPQKVNYGLYGEQLSGTAFTAPSHQNERTWCYRIRPSVKHTHRFTKIDLPYWKSAPHVDPDVTSLGQYRWDPLTHSDTPQTWLTGMRTMTTAGDVNTQVGMASHIYLVTESMKDSYFYSADSEVLVVPQEGRLRFATELGVIDIEPQEIAIIPRGLVYRVEVLEGPARGFVCENYGQKFHLPGRGPIGANCMANPRDFKTPIAAFEDRDAPSTVTIKWAGQFHETKIGHSPLDVVAWHGNYAPCKYDLRTYCPVGAILFDHPDPSIFTVLTADSGVEGTANIDFVLFRDRWMVAEDTFRPPWYHKNVMSELMGNIFGIYDAKPKGFVPGGMSLHNMMLPHGPDKTAFEGASNADLKAEKLANTMSFMFETRFPQHLTAFAANEAPLQDDYIDCWSDIEKKFDGTPGKK, translated from the coding sequence ATGAACAAAGTAACGTCCCCCCATGGCCTTCAAACCGCCGCAACGACTGTTGGCACCACCGATGGCTATATGCCCGGCTTCGGTAATGACTTTGAAACCGAAGCTTTGCCGGGTGCCCTTCCTCAAGGGATGAACTCCCCCCAAAAGGTCAATTATGGCCTTTATGGAGAGCAGCTCAGCGGGACGGCGTTTACTGCCCCAAGCCATCAAAACGAACGCACTTGGTGCTACCGCATCCGCCCTTCGGTCAAGCACACCCACCGGTTCACGAAGATCGATCTGCCCTATTGGAAATCGGCCCCGCATGTGGACCCTGACGTCACCTCGCTGGGCCAATACCGCTGGGATCCGCTAACCCATTCCGATACACCCCAGACATGGCTCACAGGCATGCGCACGATGACAACAGCGGGCGATGTGAACACACAGGTCGGGATGGCGAGCCATATCTATCTGGTGACGGAATCGATGAAGGATTCATATTTCTATTCGGCAGATTCCGAAGTGCTGGTCGTTCCGCAGGAGGGGCGTCTGCGTTTTGCAACCGAATTGGGCGTCATAGACATTGAACCCCAAGAGATTGCGATAATACCGCGTGGTCTGGTTTACCGTGTCGAGGTCCTTGAGGGGCCCGCACGCGGTTTTGTATGCGAAAACTATGGTCAAAAGTTCCATCTACCCGGCCGTGGCCCCATTGGCGCGAACTGTATGGCCAATCCGCGCGACTTCAAAACACCGATTGCGGCGTTCGAGGACCGCGATGCACCTTCTACAGTGACGATCAAATGGGCAGGGCAGTTCCACGAAACCAAAATCGGGCATTCGCCATTGGACGTTGTTGCGTGGCATGGGAATTATGCACCGTGCAAATACGATTTGCGTACATATTGCCCCGTAGGCGCTATTCTGTTCGACCACCCCGATCCGTCGATCTTCACCGTGCTGACCGCTGATTCCGGCGTTGAGGGTACAGCCAACATTGACTTCGTCTTGTTCCGCGACCGCTGGATGGTCGCAGAGGATACCTTCCGCCCACCATGGTACCACAAGAACGTCATGTCCGAGTTGATGGGGAATATTTTTGGCATTTATGACGCTAAACCAAAGGGTTTTGTACCAGGCGGCATGTCTCTACATAATATGATGCTGCCACACGGACCGGACAAAACTGCCTTTGAGGGCGCATCCAATGCGGACCTGAAGGCCGAAAAACTGGCTAACACCATGTCCTTCATGTTCGAGACACGCTTTCCGCAACACCTCACGGCGTTCGCGGCCAATGAGGCGCCGTTGCAGGATGACTATATCGACTGCTGGAGCGACATAGAAAAGAAATTCGACGGCACACCCGGCAAAAAGTAG
- the fahA gene encoding fumarylacetoacetase: protein MTLMKSWVQSANSAKTPFPLNNLPYGVFTTNALEPRCGVAIGDMIFDMAAAEEAGLIELAEDPVFDVPYWNDVMELGPEAWDALRARLVQLLADGAAEQATVAPLLVPMADARMEMPIVVAEFTDFYAGRHHATNVGTMFRGAENALPPNWLHIPIGYNGRASTVIVSGTDIIRPNGQTKAPDADMPVFGPCKRLDIELEIGAIVGTASEMGHPVSVAQADEMIFGYVLLNDWSARDIQAWEYQPLGPFQAKAFATSISPWIVTRAALEPFRTSTPARELDLLPHLEEPGPMLYDIDLSVTLRPEGGEAVTICETNYSEMYYSAPQQLAHHASSGCAMTPGDLLGSGTISGAEPHQRGSLLELSWGGKEPIDTGGGQTRSFIEDGDTLTLHGAAKGDGYLIGFGTCAGTIKPAVKFP, encoded by the coding sequence ATGACATTGATGAAATCATGGGTACAAAGCGCCAACAGCGCGAAGACCCCCTTCCCGCTTAACAATCTGCCCTATGGCGTGTTCACCACCAATGCGCTGGAGCCGCGCTGCGGCGTGGCGATCGGAGACATGATCTTTGATATGGCCGCCGCCGAGGAGGCCGGATTGATCGAGTTGGCCGAAGATCCGGTATTTGATGTGCCTTACTGGAACGATGTGATGGAATTGGGGCCCGAAGCATGGGACGCCCTGCGCGCACGTCTGGTTCAGTTGCTGGCCGATGGTGCGGCGGAGCAGGCCACCGTGGCCCCCCTGCTGGTTCCCATGGCAGATGCGCGGATGGAAATGCCCATAGTCGTGGCGGAGTTTACCGACTTTTATGCGGGCAGGCATCACGCCACAAACGTGGGCACGATGTTCCGCGGGGCAGAAAACGCGCTGCCACCTAACTGGCTGCACATCCCAATCGGGTATAACGGGCGCGCCTCGACGGTGATCGTTTCCGGCACCGACATTATCCGCCCCAATGGCCAGACCAAAGCGCCGGACGCCGACATGCCAGTGTTTGGCCCCTGCAAGCGCCTTGATATCGAGCTGGAGATAGGCGCGATCGTCGGCACTGCCTCCGAAATGGGGCATCCGGTGAGCGTGGCGCAGGCCGACGAGATGATCTTCGGATACGTATTGCTCAACGACTGGTCGGCACGTGATATTCAGGCATGGGAATATCAACCGCTGGGGCCGTTCCAGGCCAAAGCCTTTGCAACCTCAATCTCACCCTGGATCGTAACCCGCGCTGCGCTAGAGCCATTTCGTACTTCGACCCCCGCCCGCGAGCTCGATCTCCTCCCTCACCTCGAAGAGCCGGGCCCGATGCTTTATGACATAGATCTGAGCGTGACGCTCCGCCCTGAGGGCGGCGAAGCGGTTACAATATGCGAAACCAATTATAGTGAAATGTACTACTCCGCGCCCCAGCAACTGGCCCATCACGCAAGCTCGGGGTGTGCGATGACACCCGGTGATCTACTGGGGTCGGGCACCATATCGGGCGCTGAGCCGCACCAGCGTGGCAGCTTGCTGGAGCTGTCATGGGGTGGCAAGGAACCGATTGATACCGGTGGTGGCCAAACCCGTAGTTTCATCGAGGATGGCGATACCCTTACTCTGCACGGTGCTGCAAAGGGCGACGGCTACCTTATCGGGTTCGGCACTTGCGCCGGAACAATTAAACCCGCCGTAAAATTTCCGTAA